The stretch of DNA ACGTTGTCGAAAAAGCGCATGGCTTCGGCAAAACCCCAGTGTGCCAGAAACGCCAAACCGCGTGGCCGGTCTTCCTGCGTGCCTGCCAGGATCTCGCGTGCGCCGCGTTCCTGTAGGTGTGCCCAGACTGCTTCGGCCAGGGCACGGCCCACGCCCCGCCTCTCGGCAGCGGGCATCACCATCAATTCGGCGTGGTAGCGGTGGGGGTCGTACATGCCGGGCCACTGCACCGCCGAAGCCGCGCCCACCACCTGTCCGGCGTCGTCTTCGGCCACAATTCGCCACCAATGGGGCTGCCGGGGATGCTCACGCAACTCCTGATCGCCGTGCTGGAGGTACTCGGCACTCACCGTCTGCTTGGGCCACACGGCCTGCTGCAAACTGGCAAGGGCGGGATAATCGGCGTCGGTGAAGTCCCGAATCTTCACGGTCAGCGGGGAAGGTGCGGTCATTTTGCTTCTCCAGTCCCTTCCTCTGTCAGTTGCAGTTCGTAGCGCAGGTGCGTCGGCCCGCGCACAAAGCCGAGCGCCTGATTCATGCCCAACATGGCTGCGTTGGGCGCGTCGTTGAAGGTGCGGATTTCGCCACCGCCGCGTGTGTTCAGGGCTTGCATCGCTGCCACTTTCAGCGCTTTCGCCACGCCTCTGCCCCGGTCTTCGCGCCGCACGCCCGTCATGCCGATCACATAAAAACCCGATGGATTTTGCATCAGCGTGGAGTAGCCCACGTAGCTTCCGGTCAGGGGGTCGTTCAGGTCAGGGCGAACCGCCACAAAAGACAGGTCGGCGCTGAAGGTGGGGTCTTCCAATTCCTGCTTGACCCAGGCCTCAAAGGATCGTTTGGTCAGTACCGTGCCCATCGGTACATCCTGAAACAGCAGCCAGTCCAGTTCCCACAGCTTGCGGTTGCGCTCCGGGTCGGCGGCCAGCAACGCCACCGAATGCAGTTCTATGCCGTGCGCGGCCACCCCGTCCATCAGTGGGCCAAAGCGGGACAAATCGGTGTCACCCGTCTGAATCCGGCTCTCGTACCTTTGCCACGTTTCCTTCCAACCCTGTGCCGCAAGGAAGGCGCGGCCCGCCTTGTGGTGCGCTCCGTCCGACAGCATGGTGCGAATTTCACGCGCCTCACGCGCCTGCACCCGTCCCAGGAGTTCCCGGTACATCGCCCCGCCCACGCCCTGCCCGCGTGCCTCCGGGTGAACAGTCAGGTTGCCCCAGTAACGCCACTCCTCGAAGGCAAAATCATCGTGCCCAACGCGGCCCACGCCCACCACGCGCCCGTCCTGTTCGGCCACGATATCGGTGCGGAACAGGTTCTTGTCTTCGGCCTCGTCCCACGTTTGCAGCAGTTCGGGTGTCACGGGCCATTCCGGGCTGGCGGCGGTCAGCACCCACGCGGCGTCCACGTAATCGCCGGGACTGCGGAACTCGCGCAGGTGGAAGGCGGGCGGGCTTGCCGGGGCAGAACCTTCAGTTGAAGAAATGGTGGAATCAGTCATGCCCCTATGCTGAAGGATGGAGGGTGGGGAGCGCATCGGCCAAGAAACGTAGGGGAGCGTGGTGCGCTGGGGGTGTAGGAAGGAGCAATGTCAAAACCGCACAGCTTGCTCTGCCGTTGTTCCCTGCCGTTCATCTTTTTCCACATCCCACAACCCACCTTCCTCAAATCGCCCTATCCTGACCCCCATGACTCACGCCCCCGACACAGAATCTCCCCGGCTGAAACTCCTGCTGATCCTGCCGCACCCCGACGATGAGGTGTACGGCGCGGCGGGCACGCTGATGACGCTGCTGGCCGAGGGCCACAATTGCGGCCTTGTGACCCTGACGCACGGGGAAGCAGGGCGGATGCTGGGGCTGTGCAATACGCCGGAAGAACTGGCCAAACTGCGGGACGCGGAGTTGCGGGCCTGTCTGGCCGTCATTGGGCTGACCACCACCCCCGGCAGCAGCTTCGAGCAGCACAATTTTCCCGACAAGTATCTGCAAGACCAGCCCCTAGAGCCAATTATTGAAACGGCACGCGAGGCTATGGCCCGCCACCGTCCGGAAATCGTGCTGACTTTTCCGCCCAACGGCAGCAACGGCCACCCCGATCATGTGACCACCCACCGCGCCGTGAAAGCCGCCTGGGACGCCCTGCCCGCCGCCGAACGCCCGCGCCTGTGGTACTACGCCAGCGATACCGCCCCCGAAAACGAGGCCCTGCGCCCGGAGTGGCTCCCCGCCAACCTCCGCCGCGACGTGACGCCCTTTATTACGCGCAAGCTGCAGGCCATCGCCTGTCACCGCACGCAGGCGCTGAGTACCGTGGATTTTATTCGCAAGTTTCCGGAGCGGATTGTGGAGGAAACGTTTTACGAGGTGGGAGTGTAAAAAATCGAATGTAGAAGGTGAATCTTGGCGTGTGGGAAAGGCCAAACCACGATCCACCTTCTACGCTCTGCCTTCAGTCTTCCCACTCCGACACGGGCACAAATTCCACGCCTTCTCCCGTCGTGGCCGTCACGTTGTAGCGCTTGTCGAAGGTCACCAGGAGTTCGCCTCTGTCAAAGTGCTTGGGCGACACGACGGCTTTGCGGAACAGGTAGGTTCCGTCGTCATTGATCCCGATGTGGGCGCTTTTGGTAAAGCGGAATTCCACGATTTCGCCGTGCAACTTGGTTCGCACACGCACGCGGTAGGTATGGATATCGTCTTGCTTGACGTTGGGGTTCTTGCCTGGTTTTTTGCCGAACAGTCCGAACATGGTGGGTCTCCTGATGGGTGCGGGGGAAGGTATCTAAGGGTCAAGGGGTTGAGGGCGGGCTGATGGAAGGTGTGAGTGGGCAATGCTGGCCTTCACACCTCCCGCAGAAGCCCTGTCAGCAGCGCCACGTGCAGGGGCCAGCGATCCAGGCGCACATGCTCGTGGGTAGCATGTGCGCCGTCGCCGGGTGCACCGAGGCCGTCTAGGGTGGGCGAGAGCGGCGCGGTGAAATTGCCGTCGCTGCCGCCGCCCACCACTTCCTCGGTCAGTTGAAAGCCGAGGCCACTTGCCAGAGCCTGCGCCCGTGCATAAAGCGCCATCGTGTGCGGCCCGCGCTCGAAGGGGGGACGGTTCAGGCCGCCGCTGAGTTCCAGGCGAATACGCGCATCTGTGGCGGTCAGGGCGTGCATGCCAGCTGTCACGCGCTTGCCTTCTGCCAAGCTGCCTGCCCGCACATCTATTTCCAGTGTGCAAAGGGCCGGAATCACGTTTACGGCGCTGCCACCCCGGATCAGGCCCACGCTGACCGTCGTCCCCGCTTCCGGCTGGGCCAGAGCGTGAATGACCGGAATCAGG from Deinococcus sp. QL22 encodes:
- a CDS encoding GNAT family N-acetyltransferase, yielding MTDSTISSTEGSAPASPPAFHLREFRSPGDYVDAAWVLTAASPEWPVTPELLQTWDEAEDKNLFRTDIVAEQDGRVVGVGRVGHDDFAFEEWRYWGNLTVHPEARGQGVGGAMYRELLGRVQAREAREIRTMLSDGAHHKAGRAFLAAQGWKETWQRYESRIQTGDTDLSRFGPLMDGVAAHGIELHSVALLAADPERNRKLWELDWLLFQDVPMGTVLTKRSFEAWVKQELEDPTFSADLSFVAVRPDLNDPLTGSYVGYSTLMQNPSGFYVIGMTGVRREDRGRGVAKALKVAAMQALNTRGGGEIRTFNDAPNAAMLGMNQALGFVRGPTHLRYELQLTEEGTGEAK
- a CDS encoding PIG-L deacetylase family protein produces the protein MTHAPDTESPRLKLLLILPHPDDEVYGAAGTLMTLLAEGHNCGLVTLTHGEAGRMLGLCNTPEELAKLRDAELRACLAVIGLTTTPGSSFEQHNFPDKYLQDQPLEPIIETAREAMARHRPEIVLTFPPNGSNGHPDHVTTHRAVKAAWDALPAAERPRLWYYASDTAPENEALRPEWLPANLRRDVTPFITRKLQAIACHRTQALSTVDFIRKFPERIVEETFYEVGV